One Salmo salar unplaced genomic scaffold, Ssal_v3.1, whole genome shotgun sequence DNA segment encodes these proteins:
- the gprin3a gene encoding uncharacterized protein gprin3a, translating to METPPGSKRRTVVAQMESPRAGGVAMLAVLGNTEPNANRGVEPKLNLQLSPGEASPHVAADTRKLNGGRGSGTSPSCLRADCTGKEGSWQSKGGSIDGRGGGVLKPLTTPEREEVKKSRIPTTTTSSDRRLRSPNIKHTTSPKTHTHRTEHTWDASSKVEHSRTHHLSAVSSKPSASRTVQGSKDPQKGSSSKGPAPPPAPLATSSPKCRTTVDVMLTSTTSDIITGGRASDSDLSMESLGVKVNTPHNSPFLTPDPFATATDNTETTLENAARRLESKMAAQVSEGSSTGTMTSQSGTRLLGGGMAGGPTLSQKAMQQSDTAATREALERDVNPPEYRWGDGRSHDDCAGGLPRETKPHGAPLGDPSHVADGNVIAITGGNDDEALSSSTEKGKKEMGRKEEKDKHQPPGTGSSRVRKEAGTMTNPSEVRRSWGEARREVGVQAVVEVCDRSATTSPRLLTLSLRSQRDTDSRSNGLTAGGQRGSVLVCDLCMDQQVRGQGLNGELGPLIGLQSCQSRLVTPQNQEAGLNAVAPPLCCIPIGLAPFQHICQIDIELCSQSELPNSNDKLPTTNEELPTSVTNDKQQKPSETHSKTKTRQTGNSGTKTSHKHRTHSSPSHSSSHRTHRHKPGTGRDKQKPGLEWNQTGSDLFQAEPAPGKSTTKLTAENPERAGDPEQERKDSGPVQNVVWDEQGMTWEVYGASVDLESLGFAIQSHLQCKIREHEKRIGTLRKSVSQEVPSPGAKKWKEKKKKKRNVFRSICRPGCCRKPPASPAGK from the coding sequence ATGGAAACGCCCCCGGGTTCCAAGCGGAGGACGGTGGTCGCACAGATGGAGTCGCCCCGCGCAGGGGGCGTGGCTATGCTTGCCGTCCTCGGCAACACAGAACCCAACGCCAACCGGGGGGTGGAGCCTAAACTCAATCTCCAACTGTCGCCAGGCGAGGCCTCGCCCCATGTCGCCGCGGATACCAGGAAGTTGAATGGAGGACGTGGAAGTGGCACCTCCCCTTCCTGTCTGAGGGCTGATTGCACGGGAAAGGAGGGATCATGGCAGAGCAAAGGAGGGAGTatagatgggagaggaggaggggtattaAAACCACTAACAACGCCTGAGAGAGAGGAAGTTAAGAAAAGCAGGATCCCTACTACCACTACCAGCAGCGACCGAAGGCTGAGGTCTCCCAACATCAAACACACCACGagccctaaaacacacacacaccgaacagaACACACCTGGGATGCCAGCTCCAAAGTAGAACACTCCAGAACCCATCACTTGTCTGCGGTGAGCTCCAAACCCTCGGCTTCCAGAACCGTGCAGGGTTCTAAGGATCCTCAGAAGGGTTCTAGTTCTAAAGGTCCTGCTCCACCACCCGCCCCCCTGGCCACCTCAAGCCCCAAATGTAGAACCACCGTTGACGTGATGCTCACATCAACCACCTCTGACATCATCACAGGGGGACGAGCTTCGGACTCTGACCTGTCCATGGAATCACTAGGGGTCAAGGTCAACACACCCCATAATTCTCCattcctgacccctgaccccttcGCCACGGCAACGGACAACACAGAGACGACTCTAGAAAACGCAGCTCGCCGACTGGAATCCAAAATGGCCGCCCAAGTCTCAGAGGGGTCGTCGACAGGGACGATGACATCACAGAGTGGCACCCGTCTGTTAGGAGGGGGAATGGCCGGAGGACCTACGTTATCCCAGAAGGCCATGCAGCAGAGTGACACGGCGGCAACGCGCGAGGCCCTGGAGAGGGACGTCAACCCCCCAGAGTATCGCTGGGGTGACGGGCGTAGCCATGACGATTGCGCGGGCGGGTTGCCGCGGGAGACCAAGCCACATGGAGCCCCGCTGGGAGACCCGAGTCACGTGGCAGACGGAAATGTCATCGCCATCACCGGCGGCAACGACGATGAAGCGTTGTCAAGCTCAACAGAGAAGGGGAAGAAAGAAATGGGAAGAAAGGAGGAGAAGGATAAACACCAGCCTCCAGGGACCGGGAGCTCCAGAGTGCGTAAAGAGGCCGGCACCATGACTAACCCCAGCGAGGTGAGGCGTTCCTGGGGTGAGGCCCGGAGGGAGGTGGGGGTTCAGGCTGTAGTGGAGGTGTGTGACCGCTCCGCCACTACCAGCCCCCGCCTGCTCACCCTGTCCCTACGCtctcagagagacacagactcgaGGTCCAATGGGCTGACAGCTGGGGGTCAGAGGGGGAGTGTCCTTGTCTGTGACCTCTGCATGGACcagcaggtcagaggtcaggggttaaatgGAGAACTGGGGCCTTTGATTGGTTTacagagctgtcagtcaaggttGGTCACACCGCAGAACCAGGAGGCGGGACTGAATGCAGTAGCCCCGCCCCTGTGCTGCATTCCTATTGGCCTAGCCCCATTCCAACACATCTGTCAGATAGACATCGAGCTCTGCAGCCAATCAGAGCTCCCGAACAGTAATGATAAGCTGCCGACCACCAATGAGGAGCTGCCGACCAGTGTCACAAACGACAAGCAGCAGAAACCATCCGAGACCCACAGCAAAACTAaaaccagacagacaggcaatTCAGGTACCAAGACTAGCCACAAACACAGAACCCACTCCTCTCCttcccactcctcctctcaccgGACCCACAGACACAAACCAGGCACGGGCAGAGACAAACAGAAACCAGGGTTGGAATGGAACCAGACTGGATCGGACCTGTTCCAGGCAGAGCCAGCCCCAGGGAAGAGTACCACCAAACTGACTGCGGAGAACCCAGAACGAGCTGGTGACCCCGAACAGGAGAGGAAGGACTCTGGGCCGGTGCAGAACGTGGTTTGGGACGAACAGGGGATGACCTGGGAGGTGTACGGCGCATCGGTGGATCTAGAGAGTCTGGGGTTCGCCATCCAGTCACACCTGCAGTGCAAGATCCGAGAGCACGAGAAACGCATCGGAACACTACGGAAGTCTGTCTCCCAAGAGGTTCCCTCTCCGGGAGCGAAGAAgtggaaggagaagaagaagaagaagaggaacgtTTTCCGGTCAATATGCCGACCGGGATGCTGCAGGAAACCTCCAGCGTCGCCCGCAGGGAAGTGA